From Peromyscus maniculatus bairdii isolate BWxNUB_F1_BW_parent chromosome 8, HU_Pman_BW_mat_3.1, whole genome shotgun sequence, a single genomic window includes:
- the LOC102927103 gene encoding olfactory receptor 3A1, whose protein sequence is MQPKPRANGTSVTEFILLGLVETPELWPVVFILFLLAYMATVVGNLSILAAVLVEPKLHTPMYFFLGNLSVMDVGCISVTIPCMLVRFLSHKRTIPYGDCLTQLFFFHLLVGVDCFLLTAMAYDRFLAICRPLTYSTRMNHTVQRILVATSWTCAFSNALTHTVAISTLNFCGPNVINHFYCDLPQLFQLSCSSTQLNELLLFAVGFIMAGTPMTLIFTSYIHVAAAVLRIRSAEGRKKAFSTCSSHLTVVAIFYGAGIFNYMRLGSIKLSDKDKAIGIFNTVINPMLNPLIYSLRNPDVQAALWRVFTGRRPAA, encoded by the coding sequence ATGCAGCCAAAGCCTAGAGCCAATGGAACAAGTGTTACTGAATTCATCCTGCTGGGTTTGGTGGAGACACCAGAGCTGTGGCCAGTTGTCTTCATACTCTTCCTCTTGGCTTACATGGCCACAGTTGTGGGCAACCTTAGCATCCTGGCAGCTGTCTTGGTGGAACCCAAActccacactcccatgtacttcttcctgggGAACCTGTCAGTGATGGACGTGGGGTGCATCAGCGTCACTATTCCCTGCATGTTGGTTCGGTTCTTGTCCCACAAGCGTACAATTCCATATGGAGACTGCCTCACACAGCTCTTTTTCTTCCATCTGCTGGTTGGGGTTGACTGCTTTCTGTTGACAGCCATGGCTTATGACCGGTTCCTGGCCATCTGCCGGCCCCTCACCTACAGCACCCGCATGAACCACACAGTCCAGAGGATCTTGGTGGCCACGTCCTGGACTTGTGCCTTCAGCAATGCACTGACTCACACCGTGGCCATATCCACACTCAACTTCTGTGGTCCCAATGTGATCAATCACTTCTACTGTGACCTGCCCCAGCTCTTCCAGCTGTCCTGCTCCAGCACCCAGCTCAATGAGCTGCTGCTCTTTGCAGTGGGTTTCATAATGGCAGGAACCCCCATGACACTCATTTTCACCTCCTACATCCACGTGGCAGCTGCAGTTCTGCGAATCCGCTCTgctgaaggcaggaagaaagccTTCTCCACGTGTAGCTCCCACCTGACTGTGGTTGCCATATTCTATGGCGCAGGCATCTTTAACTATATGAGACTTGGTTCTATCAAACTGTCAGATAAGGATAAAGCTATTGGGATTTTCAACACTGTCATCAACCCCATGCTGAACCCGCTCATCTACAGCCTCAGGAACCCTGATGTGCAGGCTGCTCTCTGGAGGGTATTTACGGGGAGGCGGCCAGCAGCTTAA